GATTTAGATTCAGTTGGTTGAGCTTTGGTTTTCTCCTCTAGAGAAGGCGTTGCAGATGGTGTTTCGGCTTCAACTGGCGTTGGCTCTGGCGTGGAGCTGGGAGCAGGCGATTGCAGATGGAAGAAACCTGTTGGTTTTTCAGCGTCAGGGCTTTCGGCCTGGGTCGGCTCCTCAGCAGCTTCCGGCGAAGGAATTGCCGCAGGAGTTGGCTCTGTGTCACTCCTTTCTGAGGCTGGAGTTTCCAGTAAGTCTGGCAAGGTAGGCGCAACACTAGGAGCTGGAATGACAGGGCTAGGTGCTGAACGGCGGAAGCGGTTGAAGAAACCACCTGGTTTTGGCTTTGCAGTTTCTAAAGGCTCTGTTGGGACTGCTGCGGGTGATTCTGTTTCCTCTTCGGTTATGGAGGAGGGAGCCGATTCCGTTTCCTCTAGAGAGGGCACGATCCCAGGTTCGGGCTGAATTTCTGGAAGAATTTCAGGCTCTGGAACCTCAATCACCTCTGGCTTGCTTCTGGGAACGAAGTTAGGCTTCGGAGTGGTGTAAATAGGAGCAGATGGCCCCCGGAAACGATTGAAGTAGCCACCTGGTTTGGGTGCTTCTGGTTGCTGAATTTGGGGTGGAGTTGAAACAGAAGGTTGGCTGGCCTTCGGTTCAGGCAGCGTTTCTGTAAAAGGTGCAGGCGTAAATTGCTCTTCTGGTTGCGCTTCTTCTAGTTGCTCCTCTTCTGGCTGCTCTGCTTCGGGTAGCACTTCTACCGCAGGGCTTGGCAAGGGCGCGATCGCTTCAGGTTCTGGAGTAATAGCTGGCGTTGTTTCTAGAGGCGCTGTTTGTCCCTTATAGTTCGGATCGACAATGCCACTCGCTTGTTCTGCGGTGATCTCTCCTCGAACTAGCTTAGACAGCGTATCTTGGCCGTTGAGGTCGTAAGTAATCAGCCGCACCGTGTTGTTAAAAGCATTCTCAATCGGCTTACCCTTCTCATCGAGCAACTCTAACTGCACCCAGTTTTTACCAGGCTGGAAACCTTTGAGGTAAAGGGGCTGCCAACGATCGAAGATAAAACTCTCGCCATTAATGGTGCAGCGAATCCGCCAGTCGGAAATATCATCATCGTCTTCTTCCTGGGCTACCAAATGTAAGGGCGCATTGGTGAGGTAAAAGTCGAGCATGATCGGCTCAGCCCCATAGTCCCCTTTAGGGCGGCTATAAGTAAGCAGCGGCTGTTCTAGGGCTGGCGTATTTTCTTGGGTCTTAGTAAAGACATGAAAAGTAGTCTGGGCGTAGGCTCCTTCATTCTTGAAGCTTTCATGCCAAGGCCGAGAAGCAAAGACTCGTAGCGTATGGGTTCCAGGTGCTACATCTTTCAAGACCAAAGGTTGGTCAGCATTGTAAACAGCCTCATAAGGCTCATTGTCTAAAATCACATGTAAATGTGGCCCTAGACCCAATTGAGCATTTTTGAACAGAGGTAAATCTGTGACTTGGAACCGCACCGATACGGTGTTGTCTTGCAGCACCTCACTCGGACGAGGACTCAGAATCGAGACTTGAGGCTGATATTTTTCTAAGCTTTGCCGCAGTGTTTGAATGACTTCCGGCGGAGAAACTTCTGAGACTTTGCCTGCTTTCCCGACAAGTTGAGGAGATCCAGCGGGACCAGGGAGTCGCGCTTCGGAGCGATCGCCACAGCTGACTAGGCCCACCACCAAACTGACTGCTACTAGGAAGGAAACGAAACCTTTAGCAGCACACCGCCAATTCATCACAAACACGCAGCAATACTCCTAAGCGATCGACATCAAAAATCTTTACGCAAATCGTTCCGGAGGAACTAAGCGAAAAAGGCTTTAACTCCCCGATTGCACCTCAGTTGAGTATGAGTCATTACGGAGTTACAGCACGATACTACTCTAAGGCTTAAAGACTATATTCCCAGGTCTTGGCCTTGGAAAGAAGCCAGTTTTCTTGCTTTTCAGCCATTTTCGCAGACTTTGAGAGCAACCTCAGTCTAGGGGCTGACCTGCCAAAGGAGTCTTCAGAAGCACTCACTTTTTTACACTTCATGGCGCTGTGTGAACTTATGCAAATCTCCTTGACATTTTACCCAGCATCACAAAACGCCAAGCTCAGACCTACTCCTGCTTTAGACAACTTGAATTATTGTTAACTGCTTCGTAAACCCAAGGTAAGGCAAGCCTATAATTCACCTTGAAGCTCCCCTCAGGCACTCCGCATCATATTTTCAACCTCTCGCGGGATGAAATGAAGCGATTGCATTCTTTTCTGAATTCCCAAATTCAGATGGGGTTACAAAGCTTAGTTCAGGTCTCATAAACCTGGATTCAGCATTTGTAACGGTTCAGAAAAGGGCTCTAGGTGAATTCAAAACACCTCTGAGGGTGGGAGATTCCTCGTTCCTTGTCTAAAGAGAGGAGAGTCTCAATGGCAGTTAGTCCACAGGAGCGAGAGGCTAAAGCAAGGGTGGTCGTTGACAAAGACCCAGTTCCTACTTCTTTTCAGAAGTGGGCACAACCAGGGCACTTTGACCGGACCCTCGCTCGAGGACCCAAAACCACTACTTGGATTTGGAATCTTCATGCCCTCGCTCACGATTTTGATAGTCATACTAGTGACTTAGAAGACGTATCCCGTAAAATCTTCAGTGCTCACTTTGGCCACCTGGCTGTAGTGTTCATCTGGCTCAGCGGGATGTATTTTCATGGCGCTCGCTTTTCAAACTATGAAGCTTGGCTGGCTAACCCTCTAGGCGTTAAACCTAGCGCTCAAGTGGTTTGGCCGATTTTTGGCCAAGAAATTTTGAATGCAGACGTAGGCGGCGGTTTCCAAGGTATTCAAATCACCTCTGGTTTCTTCTATATCTGGCGCGCTGCTGGCTTTACTAATACCTACCAGCTATATGTCACCGCTATTGGTGGTCTGGTAGCAGCTGCTCTGATGCTGTTTGCTGGCTGGTTCCACTACCACAAACGGGCTCCAAAGCTGGAGTGGTTCCAAAACGTTGAGTCTATGCTCAACCACCACTTGGCGGGTCTATTCGGTTTGGGCTCGCTATCTTGGGCTGGTCACCAAATCCACGTAGCACTGCCTATCAACGCCTTGCTCGATGCAGGTGTTCCAGCTGATCAGATTCCTCTGCCCCACGAGTTCATCTTGAACTCCAACTTAATGGCAGAGATTTTCCCTAGCTTTGCGAAGGGTCTAACTCCTTTCTTCACCTTGAACTGGGGTGAGTATGCAGACTTCCTGACCTTCAAAGGTGGTCTGAATCCAGTGACAGGTGGTTTATGGCTGACTGATACTGCCCATCACCATTTGGCGATCGCAGTTCTCTTCTTGATTGCAGGTCACCAGTACCGCACTAACTGGGGTATCGGCCACAGCATCAAGACCATTCTCGAAAACCACAAAGGTCCCTTTACTGGCGAAGGCCACAAGGGTCTTTACGAAAACCTGACCACTTCTTGGCACGCTCAACTGGCAATCAACCTAGCAATGGTTGGTTCTTTGAGCATCATCGTGGCTCAGCACATGTATGCGATGCCTCCGTATCCCTACCTGGCAACGGACTACGCAACGCAGCTTTCAATCTTTACTCACCACATGTGGATTGGTGGCTTCTTCATCGTCGGTGGAGCTGCTCACGCTGCAATCTTCATGGTGCGTGACTACGACCCAGTCGTAAATCAAAACAACCTCTTAGATCGCGTCCTGCGTCATCGGGATGCCATCATTTCTCACCTCAACTGGGTGTGCATTTTCTTGGGCCTCCACAGCTTCGGTCTGTACGTTCACAACGACACGATGCGGGCTTTGGGTCGTCCCCAAGATATGTTCTCGGATTCTGCAATTCAATTGCAGCCTATCTTTGCTCAGTGGATCCAAAATGTTCATACCTTAGCTCCAGGTGGTACTGCTCCCAACGCGCTGGCTCCAGCTAGTTATGCATTTGGTGGTGGTGCGGTTGCTGTCGGCGGCAAGGTCGCAATGATGCCAATCGCATTGGGTACGGCGGACTTTATGGTTCACCACATCCATGCGTTCACAATCCACGTTACTGTCTTGATCCTGCTCAAGGGCGTACTATTCGCTCGCGGATCTCGCCTAGTACCAGACAAAGCCAACTTGGGCTTCCGTTTCCCTTGCGACGGTCCCGGTCGTGGCGGCACCTGCCAGATTTCTGGTTGGGACCACGTCTTCCTAGGCTTGTTCTGGATGTACAACTCCATCTCGATCGCAATTTTCCACTTCAGTTGGAAGATGCAATCGGATGTGTGGGGTAGTGTAAATCCTGATGGCACCGTGTCTCACGTCACGGGTGGCAACTTTGCTCAAAGTGCAATCACGATCAACGGCTGGTTGCGTGACTTCCTCTGGGCACAGGCTTCTCAGGTCATTCAGTCCTACGGTACAGCGCTGTCTGCTTATGGCTTGCTGTTCCTCGGCGCTCACTTTGTTTGGGCATTCAGCCTCATGTTCCTGTTCAGTGGTCGCGGCTACTGGCAAGAACTGATTGAGTCCATTGTTTGGGCTCACAACAAACTGAAAGTGGCTCCTTCTATCCAGCCTCGTGCTTTGAGCATCATTCAAGGTCGTGCGGTAGGGGTAGCTCACTTCCTCCTGGGAGGAATTGCCACAACCTGGGCATTCTTCCTAGCTCGATCAATTTCGATAGGATAAGGGCGAGGAGGACACCCTAAAACTATGGCAACTAAATTCCCTAAATTTAGCCAGGACCTCGCTCAAGACCCGACTACACGTCGGATTTGGTACGGGATCGCGACGGCTCACGACTTTGAAAGCCATGACGGCATGACGGAAGAAAATCTTTACCAAAAGATTTTTGCTTCCCACTTCGGTCACTTGGCAATCATCTTCCTGTGGACTTCTAGCCTCCTGTTCCACGTCGCCTGGCAAGGTAACTTCGAAACGTGGCTCAAAGATCCACTAAATGTCCGTCCCATTGCTCACGCGATTTGGGACCCCCACTTCGGTCAACCTGCGATTGATGCGTTCACCCAAGGTGGCGCTTCTGGCCCGGTTAACGTTGCTTACTCTGGTGTTTATCACTGGTGGTACACCATCGGGATGCGCACTAACGGCGACCTTTACCAAGGTTCCGTGTTCCTGCTCATCCTCTCTGCGGTCTTCTTGTTCGCAGGTTGGTTGCACCTCCAGCCCAAGTTCCGTCCCAGCCTTTCT
This region of Trichocoleus desertorum NBK24 genomic DNA includes:
- the psaA gene encoding photosystem I core protein PsaA, producing the protein MAVSPQEREAKARVVVDKDPVPTSFQKWAQPGHFDRTLARGPKTTTWIWNLHALAHDFDSHTSDLEDVSRKIFSAHFGHLAVVFIWLSGMYFHGARFSNYEAWLANPLGVKPSAQVVWPIFGQEILNADVGGGFQGIQITSGFFYIWRAAGFTNTYQLYVTAIGGLVAAALMLFAGWFHYHKRAPKLEWFQNVESMLNHHLAGLFGLGSLSWAGHQIHVALPINALLDAGVPADQIPLPHEFILNSNLMAEIFPSFAKGLTPFFTLNWGEYADFLTFKGGLNPVTGGLWLTDTAHHHLAIAVLFLIAGHQYRTNWGIGHSIKTILENHKGPFTGEGHKGLYENLTTSWHAQLAINLAMVGSLSIIVAQHMYAMPPYPYLATDYATQLSIFTHHMWIGGFFIVGGAAHAAIFMVRDYDPVVNQNNLLDRVLRHRDAIISHLNWVCIFLGLHSFGLYVHNDTMRALGRPQDMFSDSAIQLQPIFAQWIQNVHTLAPGGTAPNALAPASYAFGGGAVAVGGKVAMMPIALGTADFMVHHIHAFTIHVTVLILLKGVLFARGSRLVPDKANLGFRFPCDGPGRGGTCQISGWDHVFLGLFWMYNSISIAIFHFSWKMQSDVWGSVNPDGTVSHVTGGNFAQSAITINGWLRDFLWAQASQVIQSYGTALSAYGLLFLGAHFVWAFSLMFLFSGRGYWQELIESIVWAHNKLKVAPSIQPRALSIIQGRAVGVAHFLLGGIATTWAFFLARSISIG